From a single Verrucomicrobiota bacterium JB022 genomic region:
- a CDS encoding zinc-binding dehydrogenase has protein sequence MSQFSPQMIEEIVRNVVAKVSTDAKAPSSQSQPTKGRAAVLTAPKTLEIREFPLRAIRPDEILVKVEACGVCGTDVHCYKSDPFGLAPVVLGHEGTGTVLEVGSEIQMDSVGKPIKAGDKIVTSILEASQDCLIAKYNPAKSNLCDDLKVYGLLPDQPDYHFNGYFGEYLIIRPGSSFFVVNDMSVELRCLIEPAAVVCHALERAKKCGVPLSFRSRVVVQGCGPIGLLMIAVLRCYGVNNIIAIDGNHDRLQMARSLGADDTLNYRDYAGIDEVAAQVASLTKGLGAHFGFQVTGVPAAFANLFKCIRRGGGICEIGHFVDGGECQINPHRDVCKKEITITGSWVYNSFEYPNAYHFLQRAERMGLPVSSLITHRFPLAEIDEAIQVNLRQEGLKVIVTQ, from the coding sequence ATGAGCCAGTTCAGTCCCCAGATGATCGAAGAAATCGTGCGAAACGTTGTTGCCAAGGTATCGACTGATGCCAAGGCGCCTTCCTCGCAGTCGCAGCCAACCAAAGGGCGGGCGGCGGTCTTGACTGCGCCCAAGACCTTGGAAATCCGGGAGTTTCCCCTGCGCGCGATCCGGCCCGATGAAATTCTGGTCAAGGTCGAGGCTTGTGGGGTTTGCGGTACCGATGTGCATTGCTACAAGTCCGACCCATTCGGCCTGGCTCCGGTGGTGCTGGGGCACGAAGGGACTGGCACGGTGCTGGAAGTGGGCAGCGAGATCCAGATGGATAGCGTAGGCAAGCCTATCAAAGCGGGAGACAAAATCGTGACCAGCATCCTCGAAGCTTCGCAGGATTGCCTGATCGCCAAATATAACCCGGCGAAGAGCAACCTCTGCGACGACCTGAAAGTCTATGGTCTGCTCCCCGACCAGCCCGATTACCACTTCAACGGCTATTTCGGCGAATACCTCATTATCCGCCCCGGCTCCTCCTTCTTCGTCGTCAACGATATGAGTGTGGAGCTGCGTTGCCTGATCGAGCCTGCCGCCGTCGTATGTCACGCCCTTGAGCGCGCCAAGAAATGCGGCGTCCCCCTGAGTTTTCGCTCCCGCGTCGTCGTCCAAGGTTGCGGTCCTATCGGGCTGCTCATGATCGCAGTTCTGCGCTGCTACGGGGTCAACAACATCATCGCCATCGATGGGAACCACGATCGCCTGCAGATGGCTCGCAGTTTGGGCGCCGACGACACCCTCAATTACCGCGATTATGCCGGGATCGATGAGGTAGCGGCCCAGGTGGCGAGCCTGACCAAGGGGCTGGGGGCGCATTTCGGCTTTCAGGTCACAGGCGTTCCCGCAGCCTTTGCCAACCTCTTCAAGTGCATCCGCCGAGGCGGTGGCATTTGCGAAATCGGCCACTTTGTCGATGGGGGCGAATGCCAGATCAACCCCCATCGGGACGTCTGCAAAAAAGAAATCACCATTACCGGCAGCTGGGTTTACAACAGCTTTGAATACCCCAACGCCTACCACTTCCTGCAGCGGGCCGAGCGCATGGGCCTCCCCGTCAGCTCTTTGATCACCCACCGTTTTCCGCTGGCGGAGATCGACGAAGCCATCCAGGTCAATCTGCGCCAGGAAGGGTTGAAAGTCATTGTGACACAGTAG
- a CDS encoding ATP-binding cassette domain-containing protein — protein sequence MGKGVSVEIEDVVQTFSEQTRVLRGVSARIGAGEFVGLLGPSGAGKSTLLRIVAGLLRPTAGRVSFGGAQPQLSFIFQQPSLLPWLRLHDNIALPLRLGGTAQPERRQQAAELAQRVGLREALERYPRQLSVGMQMRASLARALAARPNLMLLDEPLAAVDALTRTQLNVALRQWQEEDGWTALLVTHSVEEAVFLCDRILILDGGVLADTLAVEGPAHRTLAWRRETSYHLQVDALNRKLLEQAVQA from the coding sequence ATGGGGAAAGGTGTCTCCGTCGAGATCGAAGACGTCGTGCAGACGTTCAGCGAGCAGACTCGGGTGCTGCGCGGCGTTTCCGCGCGCATTGGGGCCGGGGAATTCGTGGGGCTCCTGGGGCCGAGCGGCGCGGGCAAATCCACGCTGTTGCGCATCGTCGCGGGCCTGCTGCGGCCGACGGCGGGGCGCGTGTCGTTTGGAGGTGCGCAGCCGCAACTTAGCTTTATCTTCCAGCAGCCGTCGCTCCTGCCTTGGCTGCGGCTGCACGACAACATTGCCCTGCCCTTGCGCCTGGGCGGCACCGCACAGCCCGAACGGCGGCAACAGGCGGCCGAGCTGGCTCAACGGGTCGGCTTGCGCGAAGCACTAGAGCGCTACCCTCGCCAGCTTTCCGTGGGGATGCAGATGCGGGCTTCTCTGGCCCGGGCCTTGGCCGCACGGCCCAACCTGATGCTGCTCGACGAACCGCTGGCGGCCGTGGACGCTCTGACCCGCACTCAACTGAACGTGGCGTTGCGCCAGTGGCAGGAGGAAGACGGCTGGACGGCTTTGCTCGTGACCCACTCGGTGGAAGAGGCGGTGTTTCTGTGCGACCGTATCCTGATCCTCGATGGGGGTGTGTTGGCCGACACGCTGGCGGTCGAAGGCCCTGCCCACCGCACGCTGGCCTGGCGGCGCGAAACGAGCTATCACCTGCAGGTGGACGCGCTGAACCGCAAGTTGCTGGAACAGGCGGTGCAGGCATGA
- a CDS encoding TonB-dependent receptor, protein MAASAIVSQVEAQAADEGSVVDLAPVVVTGTRTARVITEAPVATELILQSDFDDYHVTTFQDALKLIPSARFESDCQNCGLNQIQLLGLSTDYTSILFDGAPLYSGLAKVYGADLFPAIFVDRIEVVKGGSSVLYGPEAIAGVVNLLTTEPARTGFETRASLESLKGDATQWESSFAADYVQSERAYSISAYGFYQDREALDLTTDGFSELPEFENKVVGLQSWWHPAENGTLKLAYQYLDQAHRGGDQLDQPEEKARVAESLAHEIHMAHADWHQLLTPNFDYHLRASYLYIERTSFYGARATSEQRAYENAGYMGGVTDDFVASHQSEIDAMARRTWGLTENAVYYLDSQLNHYWSKHTLSYGVQYLYEDLKDGSLYADDVPETEDDFSNRSAFLQDQWMLTSKLELVPGVRVDDHDNVEDLVVSPRVAARWSVADEVTVRASWSTGFNAPGAFNEDKHIGVNNGGAIYLVNEPGLEEESSQTWSIGAEYQPLALDGQMILHSQIHYTQLKDTFEIDDSGEFSGDPSVWLRINGPDSKIFVWENNVNWQLHERLRLDLGFSYIHSRYDEPIVRVTGLTTDEYLKQPEWMGSLGLSYENHDLVDVHAMLTYTGKMLAVGEDADIWRETPEFYVLDLGVSKDFHLLPNGGELTLGLGVDNLFDERQKDQQNNGEDRDPTYLYGPVQPRTWYVKLTAAW, encoded by the coding sequence ATGGCAGCCTCGGCTATTGTCTCGCAGGTTGAGGCCCAAGCGGCCGATGAGGGCAGTGTGGTGGATCTCGCACCCGTTGTGGTAACGGGCACCCGTACCGCGCGCGTGATCACGGAGGCCCCGGTCGCGACGGAGCTGATTTTGCAAAGCGACTTCGATGATTACCACGTAACTACTTTCCAGGATGCGTTGAAGCTCATCCCGTCGGCTCGTTTCGAGAGCGACTGCCAAAACTGTGGGCTGAACCAGATCCAGCTACTGGGGCTGAGCACAGACTATACGTCGATTCTCTTTGACGGTGCACCGCTCTATTCCGGGTTGGCAAAAGTCTACGGCGCGGACCTCTTTCCGGCGATCTTTGTCGACCGCATCGAAGTGGTAAAGGGGGGCAGCTCGGTCTTGTATGGGCCAGAGGCAATTGCGGGCGTGGTCAACCTGCTGACGACGGAGCCGGCGCGGACCGGCTTTGAGACGCGGGCTTCGCTGGAAAGCCTCAAGGGCGATGCGACCCAGTGGGAGAGTTCATTTGCCGCCGACTATGTGCAGTCGGAACGCGCCTACAGCATCAGCGCCTATGGGTTTTATCAAGACCGTGAGGCACTCGATCTCACCACCGACGGGTTCAGCGAATTACCGGAGTTCGAGAACAAGGTCGTGGGTTTGCAGAGCTGGTGGCATCCGGCGGAAAACGGCACCTTGAAGCTGGCCTATCAATATCTGGACCAGGCGCATCGTGGAGGCGACCAGCTGGACCAGCCGGAGGAGAAGGCCCGCGTCGCCGAATCGCTGGCCCATGAAATCCATATGGCCCATGCGGACTGGCACCAACTGCTGACGCCCAATTTCGACTACCATCTGCGAGCCAGTTACCTCTACATCGAGCGCACAAGTTTTTATGGCGCGCGCGCTACCAGCGAGCAGCGTGCCTACGAAAACGCGGGCTACATGGGTGGGGTGACCGACGATTTTGTCGCCAGCCACCAGTCGGAGATCGATGCCATGGCGCGCCGCACCTGGGGGCTGACTGAAAACGCGGTCTACTACCTCGACAGTCAGCTCAACCACTATTGGAGCAAGCATACCCTCAGCTACGGTGTGCAGTATCTTTATGAAGACCTCAAGGACGGCTCGCTCTACGCCGATGACGTGCCGGAGACGGAGGACGATTTCAGCAACCGTAGCGCATTTTTGCAGGACCAGTGGATGCTGACGTCGAAGCTGGAGCTGGTGCCTGGCGTCCGGGTAGATGATCATGACAATGTCGAAGACCTCGTCGTCTCACCGCGGGTTGCCGCTCGTTGGTCTGTTGCGGACGAGGTCACCGTGCGGGCTTCGTGGTCGACCGGTTTCAACGCTCCCGGCGCTTTCAACGAAGACAAGCACATCGGGGTCAACAACGGTGGGGCGATCTATCTGGTGAACGAACCTGGCTTGGAGGAGGAAAGCTCACAGACCTGGAGCATCGGGGCGGAATACCAGCCGCTTGCGCTCGATGGGCAAATGATTCTGCATTCGCAAATCCACTACACGCAGCTCAAGGACACCTTCGAAATCGACGACTCAGGAGAGTTCAGCGGCGACCCGAGCGTTTGGCTGCGCATCAATGGCCCGGACTCCAAGATCTTCGTCTGGGAGAACAACGTAAACTGGCAGCTCCATGAGCGCCTGAGGCTAGACCTCGGCTTCTCGTATATTCACTCGCGCTACGACGAGCCGATCGTCCGTGTCACCGGCTTGACGACCGACGAATACCTGAAGCAGCCCGAGTGGATGGGCAGTCTGGGCCTCTCCTACGAAAACCACGACCTAGTCGACGTGCACGCCATGCTGACTTACACGGGAAAGATGCTCGCAGTGGGCGAAGATGCGGACATCTGGCGCGAAACTCCCGAGTTTTACGTGCTCGACCTCGGGGTCTCGAAGGACTTCCACCTCCTGCCCAACGGAGGCGAGTTAACGCTGGGGCTCGGCGTGGACAACCTCTTCGACGAGCGCCAGAAAGACCAGCAGAACAACGGCGAAGACCGTGACCCTACCTACCTCTATGGCCCGGTACAACCGCGCACGTGGTATGTGAAGCTAACCGCTGCCTGGTAG
- a CDS encoding DUF2721 domain-containing protein: protein MRLDLTTPALLFPAISLLLLAYTNRFITLANVIRALYQVQRERPDPKNLAQIANLRRRVHIIRYMQGAGVMAFLCCVISMGWLFYGFPILGSIFFTFSLGLLAASLILSVIEINISARALEIHLSDMEGLDRQDWSL, encoded by the coding sequence ATGAGGCTCGATCTGACTACGCCGGCCCTGCTTTTCCCGGCCATTTCGCTGCTGCTGTTGGCCTACACCAACCGCTTCATCACCCTCGCGAACGTCATTCGCGCGCTCTATCAAGTGCAACGCGAGCGGCCCGACCCCAAGAACCTCGCACAGATCGCCAACCTCCGCCGCCGCGTCCACATCATCCGCTACATGCAAGGGGCCGGAGTCATGGCCTTCCTCTGCTGCGTCATCTCGATGGGCTGGCTCTTCTACGGCTTTCCCATCCTCGGCAGCATCTTCTTTACCTTCAGCCTCGGCCTGCTTGCCGCCTCGCTGATCCTGAGCGTGATCGAGATCAACATCAGCGCGCGCGCGCTGGAAATCCACCTCAGCGACATGGAAGGGCTCGACCGCCAGGATTGGTCGCTTTGA
- a CDS encoding LysM peptidoglycan-binding domain-containing protein, translating into MRLALGAGLAFSSLRLAGETAGQQTYRVKAGDTLSEIAQSFKITVGDLKRANGLKGDRILIGQTLIIPQTSSEQPLAPVIKANRALKINRSRWRYIVAHHSAIEKGNAAIYGSAHKRRGMENGLAYHFVIGNGIDSGDGEIEVGPRWHQQIRGGHVRDSRVNDVGIGICLVGNLENHPPTARQHRSFVLLVDYLRDHCVARDFEFTVHRWVDGPRHTLCPGKHFPYEEMKKLYSS; encoded by the coding sequence ATGCGACTGGCTCTGGGAGCAGGTTTGGCCTTCTCCTCCCTCCGGCTGGCGGGCGAGACGGCAGGCCAGCAAACCTACCGGGTCAAGGCAGGCGATACGCTCAGTGAAATTGCCCAATCCTTCAAAATCACGGTAGGCGACCTGAAGCGGGCCAACGGCCTTAAAGGCGACCGTATCCTGATCGGGCAGACCCTGATCATCCCGCAGACATCTTCCGAGCAGCCACTCGCGCCTGTAATCAAGGCAAACCGAGCGCTGAAAATCAATCGCTCGCGCTGGCGGTATATTGTCGCGCACCATAGCGCGATCGAGAAGGGAAATGCCGCCATTTACGGGTCTGCCCACAAACGCCGCGGCATGGAAAACGGCTTGGCCTACCACTTTGTGATTGGAAACGGCATTGACTCCGGCGACGGCGAAATTGAGGTCGGGCCTCGCTGGCACCAGCAGATCCGCGGCGGTCATGTGCGGGACTCGCGGGTGAACGATGTGGGCATCGGCATTTGTCTGGTGGGCAACCTCGAAAACCACCCGCCCACGGCCAGGCAGCACAGGTCCTTCGTTTTGCTGGTAGATTACCTCAGAGATCACTGCGTTGCTCGTGACTTCGAGTTCACCGTCCATCGCTGGGTCGACGGGCCGCGACACACGCTATGCCCCGGTAAGCACTTCCCTTATGAGGAGATGAAGAAGCTCTACTCCAGTTAG
- a CDS encoding two-component regulator propeller domain-containing protein, whose amino-acid sequence MYKIGLTPVPALCRQWMQLSVALLLGVFLCPSRLAGTPPGGYHLRVWTTDDGLPHNSLTSIVQDANGYLWFASLGGLIRFDGVNFKNTELASPYRPRGYNIRLLVKDRDGSLLFEPTGEQILRLREGQVEEHPITDSLRQELVKELYCAPDGALWVSTPDGRLGRWTKAGIQWFETTLEASLPRERATFAVDGAGHLWISFNDFFGLYRDGKLEPANLAVHNPQLIAPGPNGSVWICDSDRLLRLHGDGELTVLANGVPWAHATAELKHLMISSSGAAWISAGRLGLWSWHEGALHQVEVPFPIVNYATEDREGSIWVSSDGNGLGQLRQKHYVRYDRSAGLQQQVSNAVLCRGDGTTWLANNLGGVAQVEGKVVRPLGVTLGGSRPLVSTLCFDLEGNLWMAGRDGLYRSSPPYDQAERLPSPGRDITLLHTAGDGRVWFASFAGDFGYFENGNPVFMTEQDGYHGQSLRSLAENSRGEIWASSYNGDLFHYHAGQLHYQNVGQPIHSLHADDEGRLWIATVAGLMVMSGGELVLLAEEQGLADSLIALLTEDQRGNMWFGSRSGLYYVKKEELLAVLAGERLRVVSYPIGRDQGLLGMTFLINYYPSVQTGVDGRLWFATSDGVIAIDPNVSPTQASPPAIFIDDVKVNGQLQGTSAGKLTVPPGQQRIELAFSIPNFSDPRSVIVRHRLEGADPEWVETGTARSISYSGLAPGAYQLTVAAGVGPNSWTKRPAVFVLNVLPAWWQTLWFRAGSALAASLFLIVLVRKWSQYHLRQRLQRLERDRALERERARIARDLHDELGGRLTALQLLASRLRKLSEPERESALNQLAERARRLNSDVHSIVWLITPRDSSLRNLTEFLRRYALELFKNTPVECSVDDPAAIPSHHISPDVQHNVFFAAKEALTNILKHAHATEVAICFSINEGVFCCAICDNGSGIPTEAINAPLGNGLANMKTRMREIKGDMHLSTPSTGGTTIQFRLPLAQS is encoded by the coding sequence GTGTACAAGATTGGTCTGACTCCTGTTCCGGCATTGTGCCGCCAATGGATGCAGCTTTCCGTTGCCCTGCTCCTTGGGGTGTTTTTGTGCCCGTCGCGGCTGGCGGGGACCCCTCCCGGAGGTTATCATTTGAGGGTTTGGACGACCGATGACGGGTTGCCGCATAACTCACTGACTTCAATCGTTCAGGATGCAAATGGCTATTTATGGTTCGCCAGTTTGGGTGGCCTGATCCGCTTCGACGGGGTCAATTTCAAGAATACGGAGCTTGCGTCGCCCTATCGTCCGCGAGGCTACAACATCCGCCTGTTAGTCAAAGACCGGGATGGCAGCTTGCTCTTTGAACCGACAGGGGAGCAGATCCTGCGTTTGAGAGAGGGACAGGTCGAGGAGCACCCGATCACGGATTCTCTCCGGCAGGAGCTGGTCAAGGAGCTCTATTGCGCGCCGGACGGCGCTCTCTGGGTCAGCACGCCCGACGGACGCCTCGGGCGGTGGACAAAAGCAGGCATACAGTGGTTCGAAACCACGCTGGAAGCCTCACTGCCACGCGAACGCGCGACTTTCGCGGTCGACGGCGCCGGACATCTCTGGATCTCTTTCAACGACTTTTTTGGGCTTTACCGTGATGGTAAACTCGAGCCTGCAAACCTGGCGGTCCACAACCCCCAACTCATAGCACCTGGGCCTAATGGGAGTGTCTGGATCTGCGATTCGGATCGCCTCCTACGCCTCCACGGCGATGGCGAATTGACGGTGCTGGCAAATGGGGTGCCATGGGCGCACGCCACGGCGGAACTCAAGCACCTCATGATCAGCTCGAGTGGCGCAGCCTGGATCTCGGCCGGGCGCCTCGGGCTGTGGTCATGGCATGAAGGCGCACTGCATCAGGTGGAAGTCCCCTTCCCCATCGTTAATTATGCCACGGAAGATCGGGAGGGCAGCATCTGGGTATCGTCCGACGGGAACGGGCTCGGGCAACTCCGCCAAAAGCACTATGTTCGTTACGACCGTAGCGCAGGCCTGCAGCAACAAGTATCCAACGCTGTGCTTTGCAGGGGCGACGGCACGACATGGCTCGCCAACAACCTCGGCGGCGTCGCTCAGGTAGAAGGAAAAGTCGTGCGGCCCCTCGGCGTGACGCTTGGCGGGAGCCGTCCATTGGTCAGCACCCTTTGCTTCGACTTGGAGGGCAACTTGTGGATGGCGGGGCGAGACGGCCTCTACCGCTCGTCGCCTCCTTACGATCAAGCCGAACGGCTGCCTTCTCCCGGGAGGGATATCACGCTGCTGCATACTGCCGGGGATGGCAGAGTCTGGTTTGCCTCCTTCGCCGGCGACTTCGGATACTTTGAGAATGGCAATCCAGTCTTTATGACGGAGCAGGATGGCTATCATGGCCAATCGCTGCGTTCGCTGGCGGAAAACAGCCGCGGAGAAATCTGGGCGAGCTCTTACAACGGAGACCTTTTCCACTACCACGCCGGGCAACTCCACTACCAGAATGTAGGCCAACCGATCCACAGTCTTCATGCGGACGACGAGGGGCGGCTCTGGATCGCGACCGTAGCAGGTCTTATGGTGATGTCTGGAGGCGAGCTTGTGCTGCTGGCCGAAGAGCAAGGGCTGGCGGACAGCCTGATTGCCCTGCTCACCGAGGACCAGCGCGGTAATATGTGGTTTGGCTCCCGCAGCGGCCTCTACTACGTTAAAAAAGAGGAACTTTTGGCAGTGCTGGCCGGAGAGCGTCTGCGCGTCGTCTCTTACCCCATCGGTCGGGATCAAGGGCTGCTGGGCATGACTTTTCTGATCAACTATTACCCCTCCGTCCAGACGGGTGTCGATGGAAGACTCTGGTTTGCGACCTCCGATGGCGTCATTGCAATCGATCCCAACGTTTCCCCGACACAGGCATCGCCCCCTGCAATCTTCATAGACGACGTAAAAGTAAACGGGCAGCTGCAAGGCACATCCGCAGGCAAGCTGACCGTCCCTCCGGGGCAGCAGCGCATCGAGCTGGCGTTTTCGATCCCGAATTTCAGCGACCCTCGCAGCGTAATCGTTCGCCATCGGCTCGAAGGAGCAGATCCGGAATGGGTCGAAACGGGCACCGCACGATCGATCAGCTACTCCGGGCTGGCACCGGGGGCCTATCAGCTCACTGTCGCCGCCGGGGTTGGACCGAACAGTTGGACCAAGCGTCCCGCAGTTTTCGTCCTCAATGTCTTGCCGGCTTGGTGGCAAACACTGTGGTTTCGGGCTGGAAGCGCCTTGGCCGCCTCATTGTTCCTGATCGTATTGGTAAGGAAGTGGTCTCAATACCACCTGCGGCAACGATTGCAGCGTCTGGAGCGAGACCGGGCCCTGGAACGAGAGCGGGCCCGAATCGCGCGAGACCTGCACGACGAACTTGGAGGCAGGCTGACTGCACTCCAGCTGTTGGCCTCTCGCCTCCGCAAACTTTCGGAGCCCGAGCGCGAATCGGCGCTGAACCAGCTTGCAGAACGAGCCCGCCGCCTCAACTCCGACGTCCACAGCATCGTATGGCTCATCACCCCACGCGACAGTTCGTTACGCAATCTCACTGAGTTCTTGCGGCGCTACGCGCTCGAGCTGTTCAAGAACACGCCCGTAGAATGCTCTGTCGACGATCCTGCCGCGATCCCCTCGCATCACATTTCGCCCGACGTGCAGCACAATGTCTTCTTCGCCGCAAAGGAAGCGCTGACGAATATCCTGAAGCACGCCCACGCCACCGAAGTCGCCATCTGCTTCAGTATCAACGAGGGTGTCTTCTGCTGCGCCATTTGCGACAACGGCAGTGGCATCCCCACCGAGGCGATCAATGCCCCCCTTGGCAACGGGCTCGCCAACATGAAGACGCGCATGCGCGAAATCAAAGGCGATATGCACCTCTCTACCCCATCCACCGGCGGAACCACGATCCAGTTTCGCCTTCCCCTTGCCCAATCCTAA
- a CDS encoding AraC family transcriptional regulator: MTPILETTCLGNIRVLPLHLLATCLDTSSVWLAVVLEGSLQLQIPELGARTADAGHWALLADYSARSLLQASPRAEGITIGYPFSLLERLSKLPPKLTCLTCPQRDVAFCAQGNSDGRIEELARSLAQSGCSGCGPELMRTAHCHELLARVIQQPQWTTPGCTHSQCRARDLRAVEAVAAYLAQNLDLDHSLGALCRRHGLNEFKLKKLFRAHYGVTVFSYLRQKRMEHARRVLEAKNVSVLEVAGAVGYANASHFARAFRQVHGINPRDLA; the protein is encoded by the coding sequence ATGACGCCGATCCTTGAAACGACGTGCCTGGGGAATATCCGCGTATTGCCTCTGCATCTACTCGCCACTTGCCTCGACACCAGCAGCGTATGGCTGGCAGTGGTGCTGGAAGGGAGTTTGCAGCTCCAGATTCCGGAGCTGGGCGCGCGGACGGCAGACGCTGGTCATTGGGCTCTGCTGGCGGATTACAGTGCTCGCTCTCTCCTGCAAGCATCTCCTCGGGCTGAGGGCATCACCATCGGCTACCCGTTTAGCTTGCTGGAGCGGCTTTCGAAATTGCCCCCCAAACTGACCTGCCTTACCTGTCCACAGCGAGACGTAGCTTTTTGCGCGCAAGGCAACAGCGATGGCCGCATCGAGGAACTCGCGCGCTCACTTGCCCAAAGCGGTTGTTCCGGTTGCGGGCCCGAGTTGATGCGCACGGCGCATTGCCACGAACTGCTCGCCCGCGTCATCCAGCAGCCGCAGTGGACGACGCCGGGGTGCACCCATTCCCAATGCCGAGCCCGTGATCTGCGGGCGGTGGAAGCCGTCGCCGCCTATCTGGCCCAAAACCTGGATCTCGACCACAGTCTGGGCGCACTTTGCCGCCGCCACGGCTTGAACGAATTCAAGCTAAAGAAGCTTTTCCGGGCGCACTACGGCGTGACTGTTTTCAGCTATCTTCGCCAGAAGCGCATGGAGCATGCGCGCCGGGTACTGGAAGCGAAGAACGTGTCCGTGCTGGAAGTGGCCGGCGCAGTGGGTTACGCAAACGCCAGCCATTTTGCACGGGCGTTCCGCCAAGTGCACGGGATCAATCCGCGCGACTTGGCTTAG
- a CDS encoding response regulator transcription factor yields the protein MNTSISVAIVEDNPEICDELQNIIRREPDLDCLVCCRNVASATAILPTLQPDVVLMDVQLPDGTGIEIVRQVKPRMPETQVVMLTISQDIDIILSALGAGATGYLLKNSSDDEIVNAVRNARLGDSPLSGRVARCMVNDLQRQYHTAPAQPKLTSREQEVLESVALGHSDKQIAAQLKITLQTVNSHLKNIYTKLEVHSRSQAIAHYFMGKQGEERSLHPPHQAKPARRTWFTRAARV from the coding sequence ATGAACACCTCCATTTCCGTCGCGATCGTCGAAGATAACCCTGAAATTTGCGACGAGCTCCAAAATATCATCCGTCGCGAGCCAGACCTGGATTGCCTTGTCTGCTGCCGCAATGTCGCCAGTGCCACCGCAATTTTGCCTACGCTCCAGCCCGACGTGGTCCTGATGGATGTCCAACTACCCGACGGCACCGGAATCGAGATCGTACGACAAGTGAAGCCCCGCATGCCGGAGACCCAAGTCGTGATGCTGACGATTTCCCAAGACATCGACATCATCCTGAGTGCCCTCGGTGCAGGCGCGACCGGCTACCTGCTAAAAAATTCTTCCGATGATGAAATCGTCAACGCCGTCCGGAACGCCCGTCTGGGGGACTCTCCACTCAGCGGCCGCGTAGCTCGCTGCATGGTCAATGATCTCCAGCGTCAATATCACACGGCTCCCGCTCAGCCCAAGCTGACATCTCGCGAACAGGAGGTTCTGGAATCGGTGGCATTAGGGCATTCCGACAAACAGATCGCCGCACAATTGAAAATCACGCTCCAAACGGTCAATAGCCACCTCAAAAATATCTATACCAAACTTGAAGTGCACTCCCGCTCACAAGCCATCGCCCATTACTTCATGGGCAAGCAGGGCGAAGAGCGTTCTCTTCACCCTCCCCATCAGGCCAAACCCGCGCGCCGCACATGGTTTACGCGAGCCGCTCGCGTCTAA